A region of the Pelecanus crispus isolate bPelCri1 chromosome 1, bPelCri1.pri, whole genome shotgun sequence genome:
GTCACCCAGAATACTGTCTATACCCTTGGTCATCCACATTCTAGAGCTGGAAATTCAGTGAGACCAGAAAGAGCTGGACTaacaggagcaggaggggaatGAAGAGCCTCTCACGGGCTGAGAAGGGCTAAGTAAAAGATTGTTTCTAAGCACTGGAGCAAAGGGAGTAGAAAAAAGTagcagagtaaaaaaaaaaaaaaaaaaaattttttttaagaaaagctttgaTCAGTTTATGCATTGAATAATATCACATCAGTTCTCTGTATAATGTAAGTTTACTCAGTGACCCAAGAAGTCCCTTTGTCACCCTCCTCAAGTAAAGGTCAGGGTGGGTAATAAATCGAAATAGAGATGGTCCTGCATTGAGAGCAGCAAACTCCACATTTTGGAAGGTCAAGCCTGGAGTCAGCCTCCAGCTTTCAGAACTTATCTTCCCACAGTATCAATGTGCATGGAAGCAGGTAAGCGAGATACCCCTTTGGAAGGAGGGAAATTTACCCAGATAACTTACCTGAAAAATATCAatgcattttggaaaaacaCTGCTAATCCAGGGTAAACATTAGTGTCTGCAAAGTAAGTAACAAAGGAAACATTAAGTTCTTCTGTATTGGAAGGTGTATTTAAAACactattcatagaatcattcacTGACTACAAAACTAGATGGTATGGCTCTGTGACAAGAACAGACCACACGCTTccattcttctgcattttctgcctttcagctGACAGTGAAAGTACTTCTCtatatgtgaaaataaataaacttaCTCTGTGTAACATATGCTCCAAAAAGAATCCACATTGAAGCAATAAGTGAACCAAACATCAACATAAAGCCAATGAAGAGCCAGACACGAGCACCTgcaggaaatattaaaaactcTGAGAACCATGTTGAGTATTATCCACAGTGACAAGTGATCCAGTTATGATACAACTCTATTATGATACAATATGTTATCTTGCTGAAGGCACAAAGGGAAAGGGTTAAACCCTATGTCAAGGACGAGATAAACCAAAATTTGCCTTCTCTAGTAAAACACATAGTAGCTGGATTCCCCTTATTTTAGTGAGCTGACACAACTACCAGAAAATTTCCCCTCATCTGTAGGGGACGCCTATAAAATCACTTAACACAACTTGGAGTGGACTAATGATGAGGTACTTTGCCAAAGATACAGTGTTTCTGAGGTAAAGATGGCATTCCAATAAGGTACGTAAAACAAACCCTTCCTGTGTTTACTgcagaaagatattttcagatGGGCAACATCTACCACAGCTAGACATTACCTgctaaaaaggaaagatgacGCCATTGAAAATAATCAACCTGCTCACTCAtgggaaagcaaaaatatttctatgcaAAGATTCTCTCGAGCTGATTTATGaatgacacacaaaaaaaagcatcgTACCCTAGTTCAAAAATCAGTAAATCCTACCAGATTTCTGGTGAGGCATTCTACAAATCACATGAAAACAGATGCTGGGATCCACATCGGAAATAGTACGGGAATTACGAATGAAAGCAGAGAGAGGACAGCAGGTCCACAGATACCACACAGTAGGTGACATACAGAGGAAACAGAATGTTTGTGATACATTCTAAAATAAGACGTTCTAAAGGAATGTCTGCTCCATAGCCTAGCACAGGGCAGAAATTTATTTCTCCCAGCAGCCATGCAGGATTTGCAGAGGTTTAACCACCACTTAGAAAAAAACACCATACCTAAATAATCAGTCTTTCAACTCAGCATGATTTTTAGAGTTTATTTACCTGTTCTGCCTAAACATCCGTCACTGTAGCTGTCTCCTCTCACCTGTGCATTTGATACAGCATTTATCCTAGGAACAAAAAAAGTGTATACACTTCAGATTATTAGAAAATCAATTTAAAGTTATAAGTAAAAAGCTAGCTTTTTACTTACAAGATGCAAAAAATTCTGGGAAAATTACTTGGCATTCTGTATAGTCACATATTATTACATATCCCTTAATGGAAGGATACCAACTGGATTTCAAGCAAACCCTGTATCTGTTCATAAGTTTCACTTAAATTTTTACATTAACAGACCTGTAAGATAAAAGAATTGCCCCTTCTTAGTGACTGAAATATTCCTGGTCACTTTCTGGCTGTTTAAGTTTCTAAAACATCTAGAGCCATTTCATAGGAATAATAACAGCCAGTAACACAGTGCTCTCATGATTATGATACAAGTTGCTTTTTGATGCCTTTCCTTCACAATGAATACCATAAGTATTCAAGGGAGAGACACCCTGTAAGGAGGGacaatacattttcttaaaatgagttacattgctgaggaaaaaaacccagagactTTCAGATACCAAGTGTTAAGAAGGTCTTGCATATCCAAATGCATCCTTTTTTCTCACTAATATTGTACGATTCAATAAAAGCTACTTCTCCTTCAAGCTTGCCACATTTACATCTTTATAACAATAGCTATAATACTACTACCTCTCCCATTTGAGGAAGTTTTGAGCCAGAGACagctgtaaaaattatttttaaaaaatggggaaaatacaGTCAAATGTTTTATATTGAGGTAAGCAACTGGGCAGCATTACATGAATTTTGATCTAGGAATCTAAACATTTATTATAGAAAGCCACTTGCATAAAGGAAGGTCTGCTTTTTTATATTTAGACAAAGTGCATAGGAAAAGCAATTTACCCTAAACAGATGGGGGGATAGACAGAACAATGAATAAACAGACTACGATCAAAAACAAAGGCcacaggtaaaagaaaaaaaggcctttATATTGCCATGCAAAAAGGTACAAGAAGATGACTCACAAGTAATTTATAACCGAGTAATTCAAAGTTTTATCATATACCATACTGTCTAGTGAAAACTCTGTTTAACAGCTCCTGTTTATTTTAACTCCCTTTATATACACTTACATGAAAAAAGCTAGTGTTGAAAACACCCCACAGGTATGGAACGCATGGTTCATTTGTTCTGGCTTAGGGTAAACTATGGCAGCATCTATCATTATCCACCAACCTGTgaaaaactagaaataaaacagaCCAGCATTATGAGGCTGGAAAAGTACAGAGAAAGGCAGACAAAACATGGCGAATGTTCATGCATACCATTGGTTTAATTGTCTCTTAACAAGTATAAACTATTCTAGAAAGTTATTAGCTTTAAGTCGGACTCTAAATCTGTTTGATAAGCAAGTTCCGCATAAATCTTAACACTATTGTTTTTGGAGAAGCCTTTGGGAATCGGTCACATTGTCTATTCAAATTAAATATCAGTGTATGGCTAAATTATATGTACAGCTTTAAGAACAAGAATCCAGATTCTAAACACATAGGAGATACAAACTGTGTATAATATAGGTGTTCTAACATACCTAACCTTCACAatacatgaaacaaaaatgtaactttGTCGTACTTCCAAATTTGTCAACACAGTTATGATTCATGTCCTCTCAAAACTTACCAATACGCCCGCAACTATTGAAGCAATggcatttcttctttcactcCAGTCAATACACTCACATTCCGGCCACCGGAAGTTGTCTAGGAATCCTGCCATTTCTTCAAAGATCAGATTGCCCTTCTTATTTTGTACTTATACATGAATTCTTCCATTAACAACTGTGTCCTAAATACCTGAAACACAGCCAAGGATGCATTTaatacaaaaaagtaaaatcttaaGGCATTTGACAACTGTCACGAGCAATCTTTacaatgtgttttgttttgttgtggggtttgtttttttttttttccccacagaattAAGTATTTCATATACTCTATGGATTCTATATTGAGCTATATTCAAAGAAAGAATCTACCTTACAAGcagaattacaaaataaaatgatcaCACGACCCAAAACCTTATGCATTACATATAAATTATTGTatctaaaacagaaaagaaattaaatagaatgtactgtttgtttaaatgtacgaaatgcaaaaataaaagcaagcaaaaaagcaggagcaaaaaagcaaatatttcaacCTAAGTTTCATCTTCAAACCATAATCCTCTCTCTGGCACTAGCAGCTAAAAAAAGTAAGATACATACAACAGGGCTCTATATGCAGACCAGAACTTGGTCTTTGAGTCAGGCCAAGGAACCTTGCATAAGATACCCGTATTTCCAGTCTCCAAATAAGACAGATAATATAGTGCCTTTCTAACACAGGGAAAAAGGAATCCACTCGGTGAATCAACTAATACCAAGGGTAAAGAATGTCCCGCTTCACAGAGAGAGGATCACATGAAACTTTAAATACAGGAAGACAAAAGTAAAGTTAGTGTTACAAAGTGACTACTGAAACAACACAGTTCTCCAACAATTTGGTGAGACAGTAGCTGTAAAAGATTCTGCACTACACTACATCTATTCTCACACTGTAAGATGACTAGCATATATAGTTGGAGTGtcagaagttaaaatatttagtttttctATTGAGCGGTGACTCACAGCCACTCTTAATGCCATTCTATTTTGTTTAGTATTGTcaacttctgtattttcccAGTCTGCCATAAATAATTTCCAGATACTTGTTAAAGGCTAACAACACACAAATGTCCCTTACGATTACAGTACAGGAAAGACTGATGTGGAACACTTTTCTGGTTAATAACGGTAATTAAAAGTCTACACTAAgtagtaaaacaaacaaacaaacaaacaagagtTTGCCTACACTACAAGCACAGGCCACCTCCTAtgaataagattaaaaaatttGTCCTCCTGAATCTAGTTCCAGAAGTCCACCCATAGGTATGATGCTAC
Encoded here:
- the TMEM50B gene encoding transmembrane protein 50B, with the protein product MAGFLDNFRWPECECIDWSERRNAIASIVAGVLFFTGWWIMIDAAIVYPKPEQMNHAFHTCGVFSTLAFFMINAVSNAQVRGDSYSDGCLGRTGARVWLFIGFMLMFGSLIASMWILFGAYVTQNTNVYPGLAVFFQNALIFFSTLIYKFGRTEELWG